In the genome of Saccharomyces paradoxus chromosome VI, complete sequence, the window gatattttttgtgAAACGATGTAGGGTTTGTTTGCTAAGAGGTGCTGACGATACCAATTATTGAACGAGAACCGATAGGTAATGATTAATTGAGTACTTTAATATTCCACACTTAAAACAGTTAGGTTGTGTTAACTCTTCtggtttgaaaaattaatctGTCAGTCTCGCGCTGTCctggaaaaaaacaaaaaaaagttcaagaaattgaataaaatGTATGGGTGGTATACATGTAAATATGTTAGGGTGTTAATATGTAGAAAATAGTCCTGAAAACTTGTCGACCTCAATGATTTAGGAATATGAAAGTAAATGTGGTGCAAATAAACGATCCTATCGTGGTAATAGCAAAGGGTGTGCAGTACTGATAGAGAATTATACTATACGCGAGTTTGTTTCCAACTTCGGATAACTTTGTATATTCCTTACTGGCTGGCACAGTTAGTTAGTTTTAGTGGTTCATTAGTGATTGGAAAGCATAGTGGAAGGGTTTCTCGAACAGAACAATAAAGGCaaagttgaaaagagaagattAAAGTTTATGGTACTAGAAAATGTCTGATTCAGAAGAAGATCTCGGTATACAGCTGAAAGGCTTGAAGATAGCAAGGCATTTAAAGGATTCAGGGGAGCATACTACTGAGGATTCGGAATCAAGCCCTGGATATGATTGCGGGTCGAGTAATCAAGATGATTTAACTGTTATGCATTCACATGTTGAAGAGGAGTTTTCTAAACAGAGgggagaagaagaaaaacaaatcGAGGATGCATCGCGTGAGGAAGAAGTAGAAAAGGAGGGTACAAGTTTTCCCTCATCGCAATCAGAGGGCAATGCTGATGAAGCAGATAGCGGTATTAATCGGACTGAAAAGCCTGGTTTGCAGAACCCTTTTAAAACTATGCACGATTCGAATTCTTTTTCAGGTACAAAGTCGAGCAGTGGTTCTGACTCCGACTCTGATTCAGATGATGGAGGCTGGCAAGAGATGCCCGCCATATCATCGttcaatatatataaccaTAGAGGCGAATTAGAATTGACTTCTAAGGTCAGAAACCTGGAGCCACCGTCTGAGACGTCTCCCACAGCTCCTTCCGGAAAGAACCGCAAAAGTGTGAATGATTCTAGATTTGATTATACAAAAATGGCTGCCGAGCAGCAAGCCCAACGATCTTATCgaacaaataaaaagacggatttcctttttgaccataaagttttgaaaaagaaaatcaataatTCGCAAACCTCCATAAATTTGACCTCTTCCCCCTCGACTACATCCTTAAACaacgaaaacaataatgatgaagaggaggaTTCTTACGACGAATATGAGGATGACGTGGAACCGGTTAACGATTTGAATCGGGACTCACAGTTAAATATAACGAAAAATCTATTATCTGATATGGAGAAGTTTGCGTACGTAGGTGCAATAAACATTTTGGCAAACCAAATGTGTACAAATTTGGCTACGCTGTGTCTTTGTATAGACATCAAATCTCACAAAAAATTGGCACATCGATTACAGTTTACGCAAAAGGACATGGCTGCTTGGAAAACTGTGGTATTATCAAGGCTGTATGATCATTTAGGGATATcccaagaagaaatcgTTATGATTGAGAAACTTTCTCTGCACAAGATCCAACTGGAAGATTTGTGTAAGTGTTTGAAAACCACTCAGAGCATTGATAATCCATGGGAGAATGATACGAGCAATGAAAAAGGTGATATAGAGGAAACgacaaaaggaaagaggCCAAATGAACAAAATGACGCGGAGCAGCCTATTGCACCGGACCCAGAACAACAATCCGGAACGGCTGGGACACCAAAGGCTAAAGAATCTTCATTGTCTTCAGAGGTTTCAGCAAAGGTTCTCGATCCGGAAAATGTCAAAAGTCAAGATAAATTAAATGTAGACGTAGCATGGACCATTATATGTGATCTTTTCCTGATATGCTTGCAATCTTCCACCTATGATTCAAGGTCAAGGACTTTGTTGATCAATTTTGCCAAAGTTTTGAACATGACGAATCTGGAGATTTGTGAATTTGAAAGACGAGTAACAGATTCTTTGGATATGGAACAATCTACAGAGGACCAAGTATGGGATGAACAAGACCACATGAAAAATAGACGGAGAAGcaagagaagaaagaaaatggcaTATGTAGCACTGGCTATGGTAGGTGGTTCTCTGGTCCTTGGATTAAGTGGTGGTTTACTAGCACCCGTCATTGGCGGGGGGATTGCTGCTGGCTTGTCAACAATAGGTATTACTGGTGCTACAAGTTTTTTAACCGGGGTGGGTGGTACTACTGTGGTTGCGGTTTCAAGTACTGCTATTGGTGCTAACATCGGTGCTAGAGGTATGTCGAAAAGGATGGGAAGCGTGAGAACTTTTGAGTTCCGACCACTGCATAATAATAGGAGGGTTAATCTAATCCTGACAGTGTCAGGTTGGATGGTTGGTAAcgaagatgatattagatTGCCATTTTCTACAGTGGATCCTGTTGAAGGTGATCTATACTCGTTGTATTGGGAACCGGAAATGCTAAAGTCCATTGGTCAAACGGTCAGTATTGTGGCTACCGAAATTTTTACTACCTCACTCCAGCAAATTTTGGGTGCCACTGTCTTAACCGCATTGATCAGTTCTATTCAATGGCCAATGGCCTTATCGAAGTTGGGTTATATTTTAGATAATCCGTGGAATGTTTCCTTGGACAGAGCTTGGTCGGCAGGAAAAATACTTGCTGATACCCTCATTGCAAGAAATTTAGGTGCTCGCCCAATTACATTGGTTGGCTTTTCGATAGGTGCGAgagttattttttcttgtttaatTGAACTGTGCAAGAAAAAGGCTTTAGGTTTGATTGAAAACGTTTACCTTTTTGGTACGCCAGCTGTCatgaaaaaggaacaacTAGTCATGGCAAGATCCGTAGTTAGTGGGAGGTTTGTAAATGGTTACTCGGATAAGGATTGGTTTTTGGCATATTTATTTAGAGCTGCTGCTGGTGGATTTAGTGCTGTTATGGGTATATCTACGatagaagaagttgaaggTATCGAAAATATTAATTGCACTGAATTTGTTGATGGTCATCTAAATTATCGTAAAAGCATGCctaaattattgaaaagaattggTATAGCTGTTTTGAGTGAGGAGTTTGTTGAGATAGAAGAGATGATGAACCCAGAAGAagtgaaaaggaaaaggaaattaaTAAATGATGTCGATGCAGcgcaaaaaaaactgaatgaaagaaaaaagcataACAGTTGGGTGCCGAAGTGGTTGAAACCGAAGAAATCCAAATGGAAGGTCATGGTCGAAGAAGctgttgaagaaggaagagATATGCAAGACTCACCAGAGAATGGCGTcaataacaatgaaaacgaaaatCCAAATGAACATGAGGGAACAGCGAAGCCAAAACATAGAGATGCTGCCCTTGTAGATCACGGGGCATTAATGCATGAACTACAACTCATTAAACAAGCGATGCACGAAGACGAATTAAGGAATAAAGCGTGCCTtgctgaagaagagaaggaaGTGGAAAAATCGAACGACTCCTTAGAGGGTCCATCTTTCAAACCTCCTTCAACACCTAAAATGAAACCACCACAAAGCCCTAATAATTTCCAATTATTAAGCGCTGGGAGAACTATTCTCCCGGAGGATGATGACATGGATTCTCGAGGGAGAAGGAAAATGGAATTCTCCTTCCCAGATGATATCTAAATGTCTTTTATTCTATTAAAATGATTTATTGTATACGCATACATAGGTTAAAGGAGACGCTcccaaaaaaatgtaacAATACTATATATAGAGATAACATACCTGTTTAATTCTGCTTTCGATATTTCAGTTTTGatacaaaatataaaattagAACTTTAGGGAATTTAATATGACCTCGAAAATGAAACTAAATCATAAATCAACTCTAACAAGTGagaacatatatatatatatatatatattactTTGATTGAAGGAGAAAATAACATCATAGAAAAACTGCCGTGTGAAATAAAGGGGCAAAAAATCCATGTTTACTCTGACATTTT includes:
- the MIL1 gene encoding Mil1p (integral membrane protein that interacts with Rpp0p~similar to YFL034W): MSDSEEDLGIQLKGLKIARHLKDSGEHTTEDSESSPGYDCGSSNQDDLTVMHSHVEEEFSKQRGEEEKQIEDASREEEVEKEGTSFPSSQSEGNADEADSGINRTEKPGLQNPFKTMHDSNSFSGTKSSSGSDSDSDSDDGGWQEMPAISSFNIYNHRGELELTSKVRNLEPPSETSPTAPSGKNRKSVNDSRFDYTKMAAEQQAQRSYRTNKKTDFLFDHKVLKKKINNSQTSINLTSSPSTTSLNNENNNDEEEDSYDEYEDDVEPVNDLNRDSQLNITKNLLSDMEKFAYVGAINILANQMCTNLATLCLCIDIKSHKKLAHRLQFTQKDMAAWKTVVLSRLYDHLGISQEEIVMIEKLSLHKIQLEDLCKCLKTTQSIDNPWENDTSNEKGDIEETTKGKRPNEQNDAEQPIAPDPEQQSGTAGTPKAKESSLSSEVSAKVLDPENVKSQDKLNVDVAWTIICDLFLICLQSSTYDSRSRTLLINFAKVLNMTNLEICEFERRVTDSLDMEQSTEDQVWDEQDHMKNRRRSKRRKKMAYVALAMVGGSLVLGLSGGLLAPVIGGGIAAGLSTIGITGATSFLTGVGGTTVVAVSSTAIGANIGARGMSKRMGSVRTFEFRPLHNNRRVNLILTVSGWMVGNEDDIRLPFSTVDPVEGDLYSLYWEPEMLKSIGQTVSIVATEIFTTSLQQILGATVLTALISSIQWPMALSKLGYILDNPWNVSLDRAWSAGKILADTLIARNLGARPITLVGFSIGARVIFSCLIELCKKKALGLIENVYLFGTPAVMKKEQLVMARSVVSGRFVNGYSDKDWFLAYLFRAAAGGFSAVMGISTIEEVEGIENINCTEFVDGHLNYRKSMPKLLKRIGIAVLSEEFVEIEEMMNPEEVKRKRKLINDVDAAQKKLNERKKHNSWVPKWLKPKKSKWKVMVEEAVEEGRDMQDSPENGVNNNENENPNEHEGTAKPKHRDAALVDHGALMHELQLIKQAMHEDELRNKACLAEEEKEVEKSNDSLEGPSFKPPSTPKMKPPQSPNNFQLLSAGRTILPEDDDMDSRGRRKMEFSFPDDI